The following proteins come from a genomic window of Timaviella obliquedivisa GSE-PSE-MK23-08B:
- a CDS encoding TIGR00303 family protein, whose protein sequence is MIKIYSQQQQSQQWLERFQKQLPVFACVLGFTETGLIPGISAAGTTPTDRQYTAIADAEFLYQGAQPHPQYPLPPLHAGASPVLITRAIVTAQNIPVHLFNAGLLHAPSIPTIDLQGMPARCLSQGNALDLSIVNHLLAQGLLWGEKLAAQTPQSYVILGECVVGGTTTALAVLTGLGYDASGKVNSSHPTCNHSQKWQIVQQGLSVQQLQSHSAETQHWQKVIAAVGDPMQVVVAGMAIAASRTCGVLLAGGTQMLAVYALIQAITHAQSLPWQPAQIIIGTTRWVAEDPSGDTVGLAEILKAPLIATQLSFAQSQYATLRAYEQGFVKEGMGAGGCAIAAHLYQNWEQKQMLNAIEAIAEEHEQFAS, encoded by the coding sequence ATGATCAAAATCTATAGCCAACAACAGCAGAGTCAGCAATGGCTAGAGCGGTTTCAGAAACAACTGCCTGTTTTTGCCTGCGTGCTGGGCTTTACCGAAACAGGTCTCATTCCGGGCATCTCAGCCGCAGGCACAACGCCTACCGATCGCCAATATACAGCGATCGCCGATGCCGAATTTCTTTACCAGGGCGCTCAACCCCATCCTCAGTATCCTCTGCCGCCTCTTCATGCAGGCGCTTCTCCTGTGCTGATTACGCGGGCGATCGTCACGGCACAAAACATTCCCGTTCACCTCTTCAATGCCGGACTGCTTCATGCGCCTTCTATTCCAACCATCGATTTACAAGGAATGCCCGCCCGCTGTCTGAGCCAAGGGAATGCCTTAGATCTCTCAATAGTTAATCATCTGTTAGCGCAAGGACTACTTTGGGGCGAAAAACTAGCTGCTCAAACTCCGCAGAGCTACGTGATTTTAGGAGAATGTGTGGTAGGTGGAACGACAACGGCTCTGGCAGTTTTAACTGGACTCGGCTACGATGCCTCAGGTAAAGTTAACAGCAGCCATCCCACCTGTAACCACTCACAAAAATGGCAGATTGTGCAACAAGGTCTGTCGGTCCAGCAACTTCAGAGCCACTCAGCCGAAACTCAGCACTGGCAAAAAGTTATAGCCGCAGTCGGTGATCCAATGCAAGTTGTAGTGGCAGGAATGGCGATCGCGGCTAGCCGAACTTGCGGGGTTCTCTTGGCAGGCGGTACGCAAATGCTAGCAGTCTATGCTTTGATTCAAGCCATCACTCATGCCCAAAGTTTGCCGTGGCAACCTGCGCAAATCATCATTGGCACGACTCGCTGGGTTGCAGAAGACCCTAGTGGAGACACAGTAGGGTTAGCAGAAATCTTGAAAGCGCCCCTCATTGCGACTCAGCTTAGCTTTGCACAATCTCAGTATGCAACGCTGCGGGCTTACGAGCAGGGCTTTGTAAAAGAGGGTATGGGCGCTGGCGGCTGCGCGATCGCAGCACACCTCTACCAAAATTGGGAGCAAAAGCAAATGCTTAATGCCATAGAAGCGATCGCAGAGGAACATGAACAATTCGCTTCATAA
- a CDS encoding MarR family transcriptional regulator produces MFETVGLPRMSGRLFGALLISNPPYQSNKDLAEMLQASKGSISTMTRLLMQIGLIERVSFTGDRRDYFQIKPHAWAHMTKQRMTQITAFRHLAERGLTLLANEPPKLTSRLQEMYDIHAFLEREMPLLDERWAQEQAQEFHHS; encoded by the coding sequence ATGTTTGAGACAGTCGGTCTGCCTCGGATGTCGGGCAGGCTTTTTGGGGCACTGTTGATTTCTAATCCGCCCTATCAGTCCAACAAAGATTTGGCAGAAATGTTGCAGGCTAGTAAAGGATCGATTAGCACGATGACCCGTTTGCTCATGCAGATTGGGTTGATTGAACGGGTCAGTTTCACGGGCGATCGCCGTGACTATTTTCAAATTAAGCCCCACGCTTGGGCACACATGACCAAGCAGCGAATGACCCAAATTACCGCCTTCCGACACTTGGCTGAGCGGGGGTTGACACTATTAGCTAACGAACCGCCAAAGCTCACCAGTCGGCTTCAAGAAATGTACGACATTCATGCTTTCTTAGAACGAGAGATGCCATTACTAGATGAACGTTGGGCTCAAGAACAGGCTCAAGAATTTCATCATTCATAA
- a CDS encoding helix-turn-helix domain-containing protein gives MPRRITIQPCLSLDELETRYRQAKDPVERSHYQIIWLLAQGRPSEEVASITGYSRSWIYELVWGYNRIGPDTLGDKRHEHPGAEPLLDESQQALLRQVLQSPPIDGGRWNGAKVADWMSQQLGRTVSRQRGWEYLKSMRYRWRDNRSDSEPSEQAESKKWKRNAVTQENARTSRPRRARLGNA, from the coding sequence ATGCCAAGACGCATTACTATCCAGCCTTGCCTTAGCCTTGACGAACTCGAAACCCGCTATCGTCAAGCAAAAGATCCGGTTGAACGGAGCCACTATCAAATTATCTGGCTGCTGGCTCAAGGTAGACCTAGCGAAGAAGTTGCATCCATTACCGGGTACAGCCGCAGTTGGATTTATGAACTCGTCTGGGGTTACAACAGGATTGGGCCCGATACATTAGGTGATAAACGTCACGAGCATCCGGGTGCTGAGCCACTACTTGACGAATCTCAGCAGGCTCTTCTGAGACAGGTTTTGCAATCACCTCCTATTGATGGAGGGCGATGGAATGGTGCCAAGGTTGCTGATTGGATGAGCCAGCAACTCGGTCGTACAGTTAGCCGTCAGCGGGGTTGGGAATACCTCAAGTCAATGCGATATCGCTGGCGCGATAATCGATCTGACAGTGAACCATCTGAGCAGGCAGAGTCCAAAAAGTGGAAGCGGAATGCAGTCACCCAAGAGAATGCTAGAACCTCTCGTCCTCGACGGGCGCGCTTAGGAAATGCTTAA
- a CDS encoding phycobiliprotein lyase yields MLTFQDFFVACDGFWTTERTYHSVLEDAIERSYTEFRAETLNQAQKQKMLSGTTPTDLAFPGIKIDTERGMHDPSACPGFAIAFETRSETGEEVSMSLTALFVPDVYVTGQTTDAPIPFPLAAQVPLQTDGEVIQGYYLRDKGYSEGGAIAGRFTYQPTRQTLEMTTYYNRSVAVDQMRFVKPDLRLRTIVTYERPQDGSMPTVINLIGFGVERKQIA; encoded by the coding sequence ATGCTGACTTTTCAAGACTTTTTCGTTGCTTGCGACGGGTTTTGGACGACCGAAAGAACCTATCACTCGGTGCTTGAAGATGCCATTGAACGGTCTTACACCGAGTTTCGAGCCGAGACTTTAAATCAAGCTCAAAAACAGAAAATGTTATCAGGAACAACGCCGACTGATCTAGCCTTTCCAGGAATCAAGATTGACACTGAACGAGGTATGCATGATCCCTCTGCCTGTCCTGGTTTCGCCATTGCTTTTGAAACTCGATCGGAAACGGGTGAAGAAGTTTCGATGAGTTTAACCGCCCTATTTGTGCCAGATGTCTACGTGACCGGTCAAACCACCGATGCTCCTATTCCCTTTCCCTTGGCGGCTCAGGTGCCTTTGCAAACGGATGGCGAGGTCATTCAAGGATATTATTTGCGGGACAAAGGTTACTCTGAGGGAGGAGCGATCGCCGGACGATTCACCTATCAACCGACTCGTCAAACCTTAGAAATGACCACGTATTACAATCGCTCGGTCGCGGTGGATCAAATGCGGTTTGTGAAGCCTGACCTGCGACTGCGCACTATTGTGACTTATGAACGTCCTCAAGACGGCTCAATGCCGACAGTCATTAATCTGATTGGGTTTGGGGTAGAACGGAAGCAAATTGCTTAA
- a CDS encoding extracellular solute-binding protein encodes MPTRRTFLAAATLAISQLLLACSQPRNAAQVRLLKGSVPAQILKEFQRQIEQAADLSFLQNEQLADLFSLLETWKNQKIVPSPEPSGFSLPFKNRIVPVADLVTLGDFWLTPAIQQGLIRPLDLELQWELLAPEWQTLVRRDRQGQPDPQGEIWAAPYRWSTLMIAYQPEKFESLGWVPKDWSDLWRPELKGHLSLPDSARTVIGLVLKKLGQSAHLQDLETVPSLGGELQALHQQVKFYSSDAYLQPLSLGDTWVAVGWSNEILPTINRDRSLAALVPTTGTLLTADLWVHPMTAQPNPSQADLLLKWINFCWQPEIATQLSLLSSAASPLFKGQNIEIPIALQRKPLLLPPAVVLQRSEFLLPLTPTASEQYRRQWLIMRQ; translated from the coding sequence ATGCCCACTCGTCGCACTTTCCTCGCCGCCGCCACCTTGGCTATTAGCCAGCTTCTCCTTGCCTGTAGCCAACCCCGTAATGCCGCTCAAGTCCGGTTGCTCAAAGGTTCAGTCCCCGCCCAAATTCTAAAGGAGTTTCAGCGGCAAATAGAGCAAGCGGCAGATCTCAGTTTTTTACAAAACGAACAGCTTGCTGACTTATTCAGCCTACTAGAGACTTGGAAAAACCAGAAAATAGTTCCCAGCCCGGAACCATCGGGCTTTTCCCTGCCCTTCAAAAATCGCATCGTTCCTGTCGCAGACTTGGTAACCCTAGGCGATTTTTGGCTAACTCCAGCCATTCAGCAAGGGTTGATTCGTCCGCTTGACCTGGAGTTACAGTGGGAGTTGCTTGCCCCCGAATGGCAAACGCTGGTCAGGCGCGATCGCCAAGGACAACCTGATCCCCAAGGCGAAATTTGGGCTGCTCCTTACCGTTGGAGTACGCTCATGATTGCTTATCAGCCTGAGAAATTTGAGTCTCTGGGCTGGGTTCCTAAAGATTGGAGTGATCTTTGGCGACCTGAACTTAAAGGGCATCTTTCTTTGCCTGATAGTGCTCGAACAGTCATTGGCTTAGTGCTGAAGAAGTTGGGGCAATCGGCTCATCTACAAGACCTGGAGACGGTTCCCTCCTTGGGAGGCGAACTCCAAGCTCTCCATCAACAAGTTAAGTTTTATAGTTCTGATGCTTACCTACAGCCTCTGTCTTTGGGAGATACCTGGGTAGCTGTCGGTTGGTCAAACGAAATTTTGCCGACCATTAACCGCGATCGCTCCCTCGCTGCCCTTGTTCCTACGACTGGCACCCTTTTGACTGCCGACCTCTGGGTTCATCCCATGACTGCCCAGCCCAATCCCTCTCAAGCCGATCTTCTCCTCAAATGGATCAACTTTTGCTGGCAACCTGAAATTGCCACTCAGCTTTCGCTATTGAGTTCGGCGGCTTCACCCTTATTTAAAGGACAAAATATTGAGATCCCGATCGCGCTCCAGCGAAAGCCCCTGCTCTTGCCCCCTGCTGTCGTTCTTCAACGCAGCGAGTTTCTCCTACCCCTTACTCCTACCGCTAGCGAACAATATCGCCGTCAATGGCTCATAATGCGCCAGTAG
- a CDS encoding efflux RND transporter periplasmic adaptor subunit produces the protein MQLPFIGKVRHPTPWLIGLIATGLVGVGGITTWIVQSSSKVAESANLTVPVKSQALQVRITASGVIQPIQTVNLSPKSSGIVSELFVEQGDRVKQGQVIARMENQEIAAQVLQAKARVAQAQARLAKLQAGNRSEEVTQAQAQVVQAQAQVAQVKAKLDLAVQRVKRNQQLAAEGAISSDALDEIISTANVSNADLAQANATLREREENLQQLQNGSRPEDVAEGEAAVIEAIGNLQAIEVQQQDTLIRAPFNGVVTQKFANEGAFVTPTTTASEATSATSTAIVAIAEGLEVLADVPEVDIQQLKIGQPVEVVADAYPNEVFQGKVRLIAPEAVVKQNVTSFQVRIILVTGQGKLLSGMNADVVFLGNEVPSAVVVPTVAIVTKDGKTGVLVPDEDNKPQFRDIVPGIAVDDQTQVLQGLKAGEEIFTDIPPGSDWGKPEENE, from the coding sequence ATGCAGCTACCTTTCATTGGCAAAGTCCGCCATCCCACACCCTGGTTAATTGGACTCATTGCGACAGGTCTTGTAGGTGTAGGCGGAATCACCACCTGGATTGTTCAGAGTAGCTCTAAGGTTGCCGAGTCTGCCAACTTGACAGTTCCGGTTAAGTCGCAGGCTTTACAGGTGCGCATTACTGCCAGCGGTGTGATCCAACCTATCCAAACTGTCAATCTCAGTCCTAAAAGCTCAGGCATTGTATCAGAACTGTTTGTCGAGCAAGGCGATCGCGTTAAGCAAGGGCAGGTGATTGCCCGTATGGAGAACCAAGAGATTGCAGCCCAAGTTTTGCAGGCAAAAGCCAGGGTAGCGCAGGCGCAGGCAAGGCTGGCAAAGCTTCAGGCAGGCAACCGCTCGGAGGAAGTGACTCAGGCACAAGCGCAGGTGGTGCAAGCGCAAGCCCAGGTGGCGCAGGTCAAGGCAAAGTTGGATCTAGCGGTACAGCGGGTTAAGCGGAATCAGCAGCTTGCAGCCGAAGGGGCGATCTCAAGCGATGCACTAGATGAAATTATTAGTACTGCCAACGTCTCTAATGCCGATCTGGCACAGGCAAATGCGACGCTGCGAGAACGGGAAGAGAATCTTCAGCAGCTTCAAAACGGCAGTCGTCCTGAAGATGTGGCGGAGGGAGAAGCGGCGGTGATAGAGGCGATCGGCAATTTACAGGCGATCGAGGTGCAGCAGCAAGATACCCTGATTCGGGCACCTTTTAATGGTGTGGTGACGCAGAAGTTTGCCAACGAGGGGGCGTTTGTCACCCCGACAACCACGGCTTCGGAAGCTACTTCAGCAACCTCTACGGCGATCGTGGCGATCGCCGAAGGCTTGGAAGTTTTGGCAGACGTACCCGAAGTAGATATTCAGCAGTTGAAGATTGGACAACCTGTTGAGGTGGTTGCCGACGCTTATCCCAATGAAGTTTTTCAAGGTAAAGTGCGACTGATTGCCCCTGAAGCTGTGGTCAAACAAAACGTGACTTCCTTTCAGGTACGAATTATTTTGGTAACGGGTCAGGGCAAGTTGCTGTCAGGAATGAATGCAGACGTAGTCTTTTTAGGAAATGAGGTGCCGAGTGCTGTAGTGGTGCCGACAGTGGCGATCGTCACAAAGGACGGCAAAACAGGCGTGCTAGTGCCAGATGAAGACAACAAGCCTCAGTTCCGTGACATTGTGCCCGGTATTGCCGTGGATGACCAAACCCAGGTTTTACAAGGGCTGAAAGCGGGAGAGGAGATCTTTACTGATATTCCACCTGGCTCAGATTGGGGTAAACCTGAGGAAAACGAATAG
- a CDS encoding DUF2232 domain-containing protein, with the protein MSGSPQDRQVDPIKKESEPGNIVPDPSSQAGWDDEFWANTAQPPSAPIVATPHVRTPTPPLAMVETAFLASTASLLWMVSYYLSIGPWVRILFPTPIALVYLRWGARAAWMSALVTALLLSVLMGPYLSLLFCVPYAILGVQLGAMWRRGFGWIPSIATGTLLSTLGFFFRMGILSIFLGEDLWSYLTNRITDFIQWTLTRLVDWGLLGLDVLGQTNLPTVQLVTVGIIFCSDFIYLFTVHLVAWLLLERIGNPIPAPPQWVQVLMEEE; encoded by the coding sequence ATGAGCGGTTCCCCCCAAGATAGGCAGGTTGATCCCATTAAAAAAGAATCAGAACCCGGAAATATTGTTCCTGATCCATCTTCGCAAGCAGGCTGGGACGATGAGTTTTGGGCAAATACCGCCCAGCCGCCCAGCGCACCCATCGTGGCAACCCCCCATGTCCGAACGCCTACTCCGCCCTTGGCAATGGTCGAAACTGCCTTCCTTGCCAGTACAGCTAGCTTGCTTTGGATGGTAAGCTACTATCTCAGCATTGGCCCCTGGGTGCGAATTTTATTCCCAACCCCGATCGCCCTGGTTTACCTCCGGTGGGGTGCTCGGGCGGCTTGGATGTCGGCACTGGTGACCGCTTTGTTGCTCTCGGTGCTGATGGGACCTTACCTTAGTCTTTTATTTTGTGTGCCCTATGCTATTTTGGGCGTGCAATTGGGCGCAATGTGGCGACGAGGCTTTGGTTGGATTCCGTCGATCGCCACTGGGACGCTACTTTCTACCCTTGGCTTTTTCTTCCGCATGGGAATTTTGTCGATTTTTCTAGGAGAAGATCTGTGGAGTTACTTGACTAATCGCATTACTGATTTTATTCAGTGGACTTTGACGCGACTCGTAGACTGGGGGCTTTTAGGGCTGGATGTTCTAGGACAAACCAACTTACCCACAGTTCAGCTAGTCACTGTTGGAATAATTTTCTGTAGCGATTTCATTTATCTATTTACGGTTCATCTAGTGGCGTGGCTACTGCTGGAACGCATTGGCAACCCTATCCCCGCTCCGCCTCAATGGGTGCAAGTGCTAATGGAAGAAGAATAA